One window of Streptomyces sp. SUK 48 genomic DNA carries:
- a CDS encoding LysR family transcriptional regulator, with translation MLNLERLRTLDALARHGSVSAAADALHVTTSAVSQQLGKLEREINQRLLAKNGRGVRLTDAGRLLSEHAARILSQVELAESDLEAHRGQVVGELRLSAFPTAARGLFPVALRALRAEHPGLRVRSSELEPEQGIAAVVRGDLDLAVVLDWYNKPMPVPDGLVKAPLLDDPAEVAMPAGHRLAGHAEVDLAEFAEDEWITWGEGEFCHEWLMFTLRSKGVEPIVGHRAGETHTQLQLVSAGLGVCIAPLLGRHPVPDGVILVPLTQRVRRHVYVIWRADADRRPSIRAAVEALREAARKAD, from the coding sequence CGCACCCTGGACGCCCTGGCCCGGCACGGCTCGGTCAGCGCCGCCGCCGACGCGCTGCACGTCACCACCTCCGCCGTCTCCCAGCAGCTGGGCAAGCTGGAGCGCGAGATCAACCAGCGGCTGCTCGCCAAGAACGGCCGGGGTGTACGGCTCACCGACGCCGGCCGGCTGCTCTCGGAGCACGCGGCGCGCATCCTGTCGCAGGTGGAGCTGGCCGAGTCGGATCTGGAGGCACACCGCGGGCAGGTCGTCGGCGAGCTGCGGCTTTCCGCGTTCCCCACCGCCGCCCGGGGCCTGTTCCCGGTGGCCCTGCGGGCGCTGCGCGCCGAGCACCCGGGGCTGCGGGTGCGCTCCAGCGAGCTGGAGCCGGAGCAGGGCATCGCCGCCGTCGTGCGCGGCGACCTCGATCTCGCGGTGGTCCTGGACTGGTACAACAAGCCGATGCCGGTGCCCGACGGACTGGTCAAGGCGCCGCTCCTGGACGATCCCGCCGAGGTCGCCATGCCCGCGGGCCACCGGCTCGCCGGCCACGCCGAGGTGGACCTCGCCGAGTTCGCCGAGGACGAGTGGATCACCTGGGGCGAGGGCGAGTTCTGCCACGAGTGGCTGATGTTCACCCTGCGCTCCAAGGGCGTGGAGCCGATCGTCGGCCATCGCGCGGGCGAGACCCATACCCAACTCCAGCTGGTGTCAGCGGGGTTGGGGGTGTGCATCGCCCCGCTGCTGGGCCGCCATCCGGTGCCGGACGGCGTGATCCTCGTACCGCTCACCCAGCGGGTGCGCCGGCACGTCTACGTCATCTGGCGGGCCGACGCCGACCGCCGCCCCTCCATCCGCGCGGCGGTCGAGGCCCTGCGCGAGGCCGCGCGGAAGGCCGACTGA
- a CDS encoding HipA family kinase, translating into MLKEVTATRYITPLREGGSLPGLVEADDFGTYVMKFTGAGQGRKTLVAEVVCGELARRLGFRVPRLVTVELDSVLGLGEPEQQVQDLLRGSGGTNLGMDFLSGALGYDPLAFAVSPEEAGRIIWFDALINNVDRSWRNPNLLVHRGELWLIDHGATMIWHHNWPAAEKSAARPYDAAEHALAGFAPDLAAAAADLAPRVTEDLLAEVTAEIPDAWLTGEPGFGTPDELRRAYARPLLARAAVIAERITGTGTQEGK; encoded by the coding sequence ATGCTCAAGGAAGTCACCGCGACCCGCTACATCACGCCGCTGCGTGAGGGCGGCTCGCTGCCGGGGCTCGTCGAGGCCGACGACTTCGGGACCTACGTCATGAAGTTCACCGGAGCCGGACAGGGCCGCAAGACCCTGGTCGCCGAGGTGGTGTGCGGCGAACTCGCCCGGCGCCTCGGCTTCCGGGTGCCCCGTTTGGTCACCGTCGAACTGGACTCCGTGCTCGGGCTCGGTGAGCCCGAGCAGCAGGTGCAGGACCTGCTGCGCGGCAGCGGCGGCACCAACCTCGGCATGGACTTCCTCTCCGGCGCCCTCGGCTACGACCCGCTCGCCTTCGCGGTGAGCCCCGAGGAGGCCGGGCGGATCATCTGGTTCGACGCGCTGATCAACAATGTGGACCGCTCCTGGCGCAACCCCAACCTCCTGGTCCACCGCGGCGAGCTGTGGCTCATCGACCACGGCGCCACCATGATCTGGCACCACAACTGGCCCGCCGCCGAGAAGTCCGCGGCCCGCCCCTACGACGCCGCCGAGCACGCCCTCGCCGGCTTCGCCCCCGACCTCGCCGCGGCCGCCGCCGACCTCGCGCCCCGCGTCACCGAGGACCTGCTCGCCGAGGTCACCGCCGAGATCCCGGACGCCTGGCTCACCGGAGAACCCGGCTTCGGCACCCCGGACGAGCTGCGCCGGGCCTACGCGCGCCCGCTGCTCGCGCGCGCCGCCGTCATCGCCGAGCGCATCACCGGCACCGGCACCCAGGAGGGCAAGTGA
- a CDS encoding SDR family oxidoreductase, translating to MTSAELPPLSGKVALVTGASRGIGYGVAEALVARGDRVCITGRNEDALKEAVDKLGAERVIGVAGKAHDLGHQSEAVERTMEAFGRLDHLVNNAGTNPVFGPIADLDLNVARKVFETNVISALGFAQKTWHAWQKDNGGAIVNIASIAGLAPSPFIGAYGVSKAAMINLTQQLAHEFAPKVRVNAIAPAVVKTKFAQALYEGREEEAAASYPLGRLGVPSDIGGAAAFLTSAQSDWVTGQTLVVDGGLFLNAGV from the coding sequence ATGACTTCCGCAGAACTCCCGCCCCTGTCCGGCAAGGTCGCCCTGGTCACCGGGGCCAGCCGCGGCATCGGCTACGGCGTCGCCGAGGCCCTCGTCGCGCGCGGCGACCGGGTGTGCATCACCGGCCGCAACGAGGACGCGCTCAAGGAGGCCGTCGACAAGCTCGGCGCCGAGCGGGTCATCGGCGTGGCCGGCAAGGCGCACGACCTCGGCCACCAGAGCGAGGCCGTCGAGCGCACCATGGAGGCGTTCGGACGCCTCGACCACCTGGTCAACAACGCGGGCACCAACCCGGTGTTCGGGCCCATCGCGGACCTGGACCTGAACGTCGCCCGCAAGGTCTTCGAGACGAATGTGATCTCCGCCCTCGGCTTCGCCCAGAAGACCTGGCACGCCTGGCAGAAGGACAACGGCGGCGCGATCGTCAACATCGCCTCGATCGCGGGCCTCGCGCCCTCGCCGTTCATCGGCGCGTACGGCGTCAGCAAGGCCGCGATGATCAACCTGACCCAGCAGCTGGCGCACGAGTTCGCGCCGAAGGTGCGGGTCAACGCGATCGCCCCGGCCGTGGTCAAGACCAAGTTCGCCCAGGCCCTGTACGAGGGCCGCGAGGAGGAGGCCGCCGCCTCCTACCCGCTGGGCCGGCTCGGCGTGCCGTCCGACATCGGCGGCGCCGCGGCGTTCCTCACCTCCGCGCAGTCCGACTGGGTCACCGGTCAGACCCTCGTCGTGGACGGCGGGCTCTTCCTCAACGCCGGGGTGTGA
- a CDS encoding cysteine hydrolase, with translation MAAYERLGDLLDPAHTVLLTVECQRGVVGPDAALPELARAARSSGALGNVARLVDGAHRAGVQVIHAIAERRPDGRGANRNARLFRAAERLPVHQLSGSTAVRVAPPIEAAEEDLVVRRLHGLSPLHGTGVDALLRNLGCHTLIVTGVSANVAIPNAVFDAVNLGYTAVVPADAIAGVPADYTAAMIRHTLALVATVTTTGEVLGGLAPPRRGRPQ, from the coding sequence ATGGCGGCGTACGAGCGGCTGGGCGACCTCCTCGATCCCGCGCACACCGTGCTGCTGACCGTCGAGTGCCAGCGGGGCGTGGTGGGACCGGACGCGGCCCTGCCCGAACTCGCCCGCGCGGCCCGCTCCTCGGGGGCCCTCGGCAACGTCGCCCGGCTGGTCGACGGCGCGCACCGAGCCGGTGTCCAGGTGATCCACGCGATCGCCGAGCGCCGCCCGGACGGCCGGGGCGCGAACCGCAACGCCCGGCTGTTCCGCGCCGCCGAACGGCTGCCCGTGCACCAGCTGTCCGGCAGTACGGCGGTGCGGGTCGCGCCGCCGATCGAGGCCGCCGAGGAGGATCTCGTCGTACGGCGGCTGCACGGTCTTTCCCCGCTGCACGGGACCGGCGTCGACGCCCTGCTGCGCAACCTCGGCTGCCACACCCTGATCGTCACCGGCGTCTCGGCCAACGTGGCGATCCCCAACGCGGTGTTCGACGCGGTCAACCTCGGCTACACCGCCGTCGTCCCGGCCGACGCCATCGCGGGGGTGCCCGCCGACTACACCGCCGCGATGATCCGCCACACCCTCGCCCTGGTCGCGACCGTCACGACCACCGGCGAGGTGCTCGGGGGTCTCGCGCCCCCGCGCCGCGGCCGGCCCCAGTAA
- a CDS encoding pyridoxamine 5'-phosphate oxidase family protein → MSAAEQRRGRRIMMSPGELDAFLAGQRTCRVATVSADGAPHASALWFLWDGGALWLYSLVRSRRWAQLGRDPRVAVVVDAGEEYGELRGAELAGRVEFVGEAPRTGRPCPELVSVEPAFARKYFGLDELPHDGRHAWARLVPERIVSWDFRKLGAL, encoded by the coding sequence ATGTCCGCCGCCGAGCAGCGCCGGGGCCGCAGGATCATGATGTCGCCCGGCGAACTGGACGCGTTCCTGGCCGGACAGCGCACCTGCCGGGTCGCGACCGTCTCCGCCGACGGCGCCCCGCACGCGAGCGCGCTCTGGTTCCTCTGGGACGGCGGCGCGCTGTGGCTCTACTCGCTGGTGCGCAGCCGCCGTTGGGCCCAGCTCGGCCGCGATCCCCGGGTGGCGGTGGTGGTCGACGCGGGCGAGGAGTACGGCGAGCTGCGCGGGGCCGAGCTGGCGGGCCGGGTGGAGTTTGTCGGCGAGGCGCCCCGCACCGGGCGGCCCTGCCCCGAACTCGTTTCGGTGGAACCGGCGTTCGCGCGCAAGTACTTCGGTCTGGACGAGCTGCCGCACGACGGCCGGCACGCGTGGGCCCGGCTGGTGCCGGAGCGGATCGTCTCCTGGGACTTCCGCAAACTCGGCGCCCTGTGA
- a CDS encoding DUF3037 domain-containing protein, with protein MSETHIHMAGHVTERHITRAGQGGDRDVFEYALIRVVPRIERGECLNAGVAVYCRAQGYVGARTHLDEDRLRALDPAADAAGIRAALTAIERHCAGGAGAGQAAGDDAGRRFRWLIAPRSTVVQPGPVHTGLTADPAAEAERLLDLLVR; from the coding sequence GTGAGCGAGACCCACATCCACATGGCCGGCCATGTGACCGAGCGCCACATCACCCGGGCCGGCCAGGGCGGCGACCGGGACGTCTTCGAGTACGCGCTGATCAGGGTCGTACCCCGGATCGAACGCGGGGAGTGCCTCAACGCGGGTGTGGCCGTCTACTGCCGCGCCCAGGGCTACGTCGGCGCCCGCACCCACCTGGACGAGGACCGGCTGCGCGCCCTGGACCCGGCGGCCGACGCGGCCGGGATCAGGGCGGCGCTCACCGCGATCGAGCGGCACTGCGCGGGCGGCGCCGGGGCCGGGCAGGCGGCCGGGGACGACGCCGGACGGCGGTTCCGCTGGCTGATCGCCCCCCGCTCCACCGTGGTCCAGCCCGGACCGGTGCACACCGGCCTGACCGCCGACCCGGCCGCCGAGGCGGAGCGATTGCTGGACCTCCTGGTGAGGTAA
- the fabG gene encoding 3-oxoacyl-ACP reductase FabG, producing the protein MSTTEQRVAVVTGAARGIGAATAVRLAAEGRAVAVIDLDEAACKDTVEKITAAGGKAIAVGADVSDEAQVEAAVARIAAELGAPTILVNNAGVLRDNLLFKMSVSDWDTVLNVHLRGSFLMTKAVQKHMVDAGFGRVVNLSSSSALGNRGQANYSAAKAGLQGFTKTLAIELGKFGITANAVAPGFIATEMTKATADRVGMGFDDFKKAAAGAIPVQRVGEPEDIANAIAFFTGEAAGFVSGQVLYVAGGPLD; encoded by the coding sequence ATGTCCACCACTGAACAGCGGGTCGCGGTCGTCACCGGCGCCGCGCGCGGCATCGGTGCCGCGACGGCCGTACGGCTGGCCGCCGAGGGCCGCGCCGTCGCCGTGATCGACCTGGACGAGGCCGCCTGCAAGGACACCGTCGAGAAGATCACCGCGGCCGGCGGCAAGGCCATCGCGGTCGGCGCCGACGTGTCCGACGAGGCGCAGGTCGAGGCCGCCGTCGCCCGGATCGCCGCGGAGCTGGGCGCCCCGACGATCCTGGTCAACAACGCGGGCGTGCTGCGCGACAACCTGCTGTTCAAGATGAGCGTCTCCGACTGGGACACCGTCCTGAACGTGCATCTGCGCGGCTCGTTCCTGATGACCAAGGCCGTGCAGAAGCACATGGTCGACGCCGGCTTCGGGCGGGTCGTCAACCTGTCCTCCTCCTCGGCGCTCGGCAACCGCGGCCAGGCCAACTACTCGGCGGCCAAGGCGGGTCTCCAGGGCTTCACCAAGACCCTCGCCATCGAGCTCGGCAAGTTCGGCATCACCGCCAACGCCGTCGCCCCCGGTTTCATCGCCACCGAGATGACCAAGGCCACCGCCGACCGTGTCGGCATGGGCTTCGACGACTTCAAGAAGGCCGCCGCCGGCGCCATCCCGGTGCAGCGCGTCGGTGAGCCCGAGGACATCGCCAACGCCATCGCCTTCTTCACCGGCGAGGCGGCCGGATTCGTCTCCGGCCAGGTGCTGTACGTCGCCGGCGGACCGCTCGACTAG